From Deltaproteobacteria bacterium, one genomic window encodes:
- a CDS encoding amidohydrolase family protein: MSVEFVDADAHVVEVELGRECLRRWPDSFTLHQGVIPEIRTEGRRYPEDKGPGAGCPPEHGLSKAEGINPFTPEGTLADADRDGIDRMVFFPSFGLRAPSIESPAIASGFAELYNEWIADWCRRGNGRFYGVAVLPAEYVDDAVRILHQAKKLGLVCAMIPPALKTRNLDHPDLNPLYAAAVDCDMPLGVHGAPGIHLPKIGVDRFDNYIQVHCVSFPFDQMTAMTALISGGVFDRHPKLRVAFLEAGVGWVPYFIDRLHEHYEKRADWIPNGWRREPREYIERGNVWVSCEPEEPILPAVADILGPDFIMYASDYPHWDGAWPNSTKSLRERRDLSETVRAKIAGANARCFYGLAA, from the coding sequence ATGAGCGTTGAATTCGTCGATGCCGATGCGCACGTGGTCGAGGTCGAGCTAGGCCGCGAATGTCTGCGGCGGTGGCCGGACTCGTTCACGCTGCATCAAGGAGTGATCCCGGAGATTCGCACCGAGGGCCGCCGCTACCCTGAAGACAAGGGACCAGGCGCCGGCTGTCCACCCGAGCACGGCCTCAGCAAGGCCGAGGGCATCAACCCGTTCACGCCCGAAGGCACGCTCGCCGATGCCGATCGTGACGGCATCGACCGCATGGTGTTCTTTCCGAGCTTCGGCCTGCGCGCGCCCAGCATCGAGTCGCCCGCCATCGCCAGCGGATTCGCGGAGCTCTACAACGAATGGATCGCGGATTGGTGCCGGCGCGGCAACGGACGCTTCTACGGCGTGGCCGTGCTGCCGGCGGAGTACGTCGACGACGCGGTTCGCATTCTGCACCAAGCGAAGAAGCTCGGCCTGGTCTGCGCGATGATTCCGCCGGCGCTCAAGACGCGCAACCTCGATCACCCCGACCTCAATCCGCTCTACGCCGCCGCTGTCGATTGCGACATGCCGCTCGGCGTGCACGGCGCCCCCGGCATCCATCTGCCGAAGATCGGCGTCGACCGCTTCGACAACTACATCCAAGTCCACTGCGTGAGTTTTCCGTTCGATCAGATGACGGCGATGACGGCGCTGATCTCCGGCGGCGTGTTCGATCGTCACCCGAAGCTGCGGGTCGCGTTTCTCGAAGCCGGTGTCGGCTGGGTGCCGTACTTCATCGACCGCTTGCACGAGCACTACGAAAAACGCGCCGACTGGATTCCGAACGGCTGGCGCCGCGAGCCGCGCGAGTACATCGAACGCGGCAACGTCTGGGTGAGCTGCGAACCGGAGGAGCCGATTCTCCCGGCCGTCGCCGACATCCTCGGTCCCGACTTCATCATGTACGCCAGCGACTATCCGCACTGGGACGGCGCCTGGCCCAACAGCACCAAGTCACTACGCGAGCGCCGCGACCTCAGTGAAACAGTGCGCGCTAAAATCGCCGGCGCCAACGCTCGCTGCTTCTACGGCCTCGCCGCGTGA
- a CDS encoding acyl-CoA dehydrogenase family protein, whose protein sequence is MDFNIPADIQKKLAELDDFIAREIKPLEREHMQFFDHRREHARTDWDHGGQPRKEWEALLAEMRRRADAAGHLRYALPPELGGQGASNLAMAIVREHLAAKGLGLHNDLQNESSIVGNFPVVHMMREFGTPEQKKEFLPGLITGTHRLGFGLTEPDHGSDATWLETTAVRDGSDWIINGQKRFNSGLHSANYDMIFARTSGKPGDGDGITCFIVPTNTPGFSVDFMWWTFNMPSDHAEVTLTNVRVPQRAIFGEEGKGLALAQHFVHENRIRQAASGVGAAQYCINESVAYAKQRIVFGKPLWLNQAIQFPLAELQTECEMVRTLVYKTAWQLDQQHRMDVTDKVSMCNYRANRLVCDAADTAIQVHGGIGYTRHKPFEHIYRHHRRYRITEGSDEIQIRRVAGIMFGRQAKRA, encoded by the coding sequence ATGGACTTCAACATTCCGGCGGACATTCAGAAGAAGCTGGCCGAACTCGACGACTTCATCGCGCGGGAGATCAAACCGCTCGAACGCGAGCACATGCAGTTCTTCGATCATCGCCGCGAGCACGCGCGCACGGACTGGGATCACGGTGGCCAGCCGCGCAAGGAATGGGAGGCGCTGCTCGCCGAGATGCGCCGGCGCGCCGACGCCGCGGGGCATCTGCGCTACGCGCTGCCACCGGAACTCGGCGGGCAGGGCGCGTCGAACTTGGCCATGGCGATCGTGCGCGAGCATCTCGCTGCAAAGGGCTTGGGGCTGCACAACGACCTGCAGAACGAATCGTCGATCGTCGGTAACTTTCCGGTCGTTCACATGATGCGCGAGTTCGGTACGCCGGAACAGAAGAAGGAATTTCTTCCCGGCTTGATCACCGGTACCCATCGCTTGGGGTTTGGACTGACCGAACCGGATCACGGCAGCGACGCGACGTGGTTGGAGACCACGGCCGTACGCGACGGCAGCGACTGGATCATCAATGGCCAGAAGCGTTTCAATTCGGGCCTGCACAGCGCCAACTACGATATGATTTTCGCCCGCACTTCGGGAAAGCCCGGCGACGGCGACGGCATCACGTGCTTCATCGTCCCGACCAACACACCCGGCTTCAGCGTCGACTTCATGTGGTGGACCTTCAACATGCCGAGCGACCACGCCGAGGTCACGCTGACCAACGTGCGGGTGCCGCAGCGCGCGATCTTCGGCGAAGAGGGCAAGGGACTCGCCCTCGCGCAGCACTTCGTGCACGAGAATCGTATCCGCCAAGCGGCGTCGGGTGTCGGCGCGGCGCAGTACTGCATCAACGAAAGCGTCGCCTACGCCAAGCAACGCATCGTCTTCGGCAAACCGCTGTGGCTGAACCAGGCGATTCAGTTCCCGCTCGCCGAGTTGCAGACCGAGTGCGAGATGGTCCGCACCCTCGTTTACAAGACCGCCTGGCAACTCGATCAGCAGCATCGCATGGACGTCACCGACAAGGTCTCGATGTGCAACTATCGCGCGAACCGGCTCGTCTGCGACGCCGCCGACACCGCGATCCAAGTGCACGGCGGCATCGGCTACACCCGCCACAAGCCGTTCGAGCACATCTATCGCCACCACCGCCGTTACCGCATCACTGAAGGTTCGGACGAAATTCAGATTCGTCGCGTCGCCGGTATCATGTTCGGCCGGCAAGCGAAGCGTGCGTGA
- a CDS encoding dienelactone hydrolase family protein, with protein MTERRRIGALPTGYPRMLPPADTAIHTDASGLVAGAVWIPVGDGELPAYRAMSAGGGPHPILLVVQEVFGVDEYLQDVCRRAAREGFLAIAPELYARQGKPGEVTSREDLFRIVLSVADAQVLADLDACVEWAQRSGDGDAARVGIAGFCWGGRIVWLYATHARTLKAGVAWYGRLVGDTDPLHAKHPLDVADALHAPVLGLYGGEDQGIPLDTVDQMKAKLAVANSASEFVVYEGAPHAFHADYRPSYKPDAAADGWSRMLAWLRRHGAA; from the coding sequence ATGACTGAGAGACGACGAATCGGCGCACTGCCAACTGGCTATCCGCGAATGTTGCCGCCAGCGGATACCGCTATCCACACCGACGCGAGCGGTCTCGTCGCGGGTGCGGTTTGGATTCCTGTCGGCGACGGTGAACTACCGGCGTATCGCGCGATGTCGGCGGGCGGCGGACCGCATCCCATTCTCTTGGTCGTGCAGGAAGTGTTTGGCGTCGACGAGTACCTGCAGGACGTTTGTCGGCGCGCGGCGCGCGAAGGATTCCTCGCCATCGCGCCCGAATTGTATGCGCGTCAAGGGAAGCCGGGTGAGGTGACGAGCCGCGAGGATCTCTTCAGGATCGTGCTGTCGGTAGCCGACGCGCAGGTGCTCGCTGATCTTGATGCGTGCGTGGAATGGGCACAGCGGAGCGGCGACGGCGATGCCGCGCGAGTGGGGATTGCCGGCTTCTGCTGGGGCGGACGGATCGTGTGGTTGTACGCGACTCACGCTCGAACGTTGAAGGCGGGCGTTGCGTGGTACGGGCGCTTGGTCGGTGACACTGATCCGCTGCACGCGAAACATCCGCTCGACGTGGCCGATGCGCTCCATGCGCCGGTGCTTGGCCTCTACGGCGGCGAAGACCAAGGCATCCCACTCGACACCGTCGATCAGATGAAAGCGAAACTCGCCGTGGCGAACAGCGCGTCGGAATTCGTGGTCTACGAAGGTGCCCCGCACGCGTTTCACGCCGACTACCGGCCGAGCTACAAACCGGACGCTGCGGCCGACGGCTGGTCGCGCATGCTCGCCTGGCTACGCCGCCACGGCGCAGCGTGA
- a CDS encoding phytanoyl-CoA dioxygenase family protein, whose amino-acid sequence MTDPTDRTDPTDLSDDYPVSRERVDEFQLKGHTILRAVAAPHEVAAYRPAIEAAALQHKRETRPIAERDTYGKAFLQVTNLWRVDESVRRFVHARRFAKIAAELLGVDGVRLYHDQALFKEPHGGRTPWHQDQYYWPFDTDQTITMWMPLVDVPIEIGSMTFASGSFRFGYLGSYAISDESEAAFEKMIAEHALPIETHGAAAAGDATFHRGWTLHSAASNPTDVMRSVMTVIYFADGMRVAEPQTPGQQFDLHIWLPGLKPGDIAASPINPLLYRSTGP is encoded by the coding sequence CTGACCGATCCGACAGATCGGACCGATCCGACCGATCTGTCCGATGACTACCCCGTGTCGCGCGAGCGAGTCGATGAATTTCAGCTCAAGGGACACACCATCTTGCGGGCGGTGGCGGCGCCGCACGAAGTGGCGGCGTACCGGCCGGCGATCGAGGCCGCCGCGTTGCAACACAAGCGGGAGACGCGGCCGATCGCAGAGCGCGACACTTACGGCAAGGCGTTTCTCCAAGTCACGAATCTGTGGCGCGTGGATGAATCGGTGCGCCGCTTCGTCCACGCCCGCCGCTTCGCCAAGATCGCGGCCGAGCTGCTGGGCGTCGACGGCGTCCGCCTGTATCACGACCAGGCGCTGTTCAAGGAGCCACACGGCGGACGGACTCCGTGGCATCAGGATCAGTACTACTGGCCGTTCGACACCGATCAGACCATCACGATGTGGATGCCGCTCGTCGATGTCCCGATCGAAATCGGCAGCATGACCTTCGCGTCCGGCAGCTTTCGCTTCGGCTACCTCGGCAGCTACGCGATCTCGGATGAGTCGGAGGCCGCCTTCGAAAAAATGATCGCCGAGCACGCGCTGCCGATCGAGACGCACGGAGCCGCGGCCGCCGGCGATGCGACCTTCCATCGCGGATGGACGTTGCACAGCGCCGCGAGTAATCCCACCGACGTGATGCGCTCGGTCATGACGGTGATCTATTTCGCCGACGGCATGCGCGTGGCCGAACCGCAAACGCCGGGGCAGCAATTCGATCTGCACATCTGGCTGCCGGGCCTGAAACCTGGAGACATCGCCGCCAGTCCGATCAATCCGCTGCTGTATCGATCAACCGGCCCGTAG
- a CDS encoding GNAT family N-acetyltransferase, with the protein MRVATNGPFLSGSADRFDEWFHLPIDFVSPDPRVAVRRARPTEFERIYDAVDEAFATKRPRAWYDWLYRRNPHGVARCWVVVEEATGRLVATQAGCPWPLASGSRPVAAILSADWVIAPDWRGRGINEVRREARNAHPWDYASVRIGWPNARSGTATSRSSFGDQVHGPIPRAVFLLRPAEYLRRRGWPRRLSAVAGRITDATLATWTALRLDRQFDGTIEPIQQFDSGYDAVTERCMRWEKYWLPHDAAFLNWRYFAHPVFEYRACAAIVDGAVVGYCVVQVGGERAWLAELAAPSARVAAAFMRWAIAIAREADCTNFAVYAPPRWRHWQVLRRAGFARVSSNLFMSLFASQEPDCQELDGWQFLAGDIDGL; encoded by the coding sequence ATGAGGGTGGCAACCAATGGCCCGTTCCTGTCGGGCAGTGCGGATCGCTTTGATGAGTGGTTTCATCTTCCGATTGACTTCGTATCGCCTGATCCGCGCGTCGCCGTGCGCCGCGCCCGCCCTACGGAGTTCGAGCGCATCTATGATGCGGTCGACGAGGCGTTCGCCACGAAGCGCCCTCGAGCGTGGTACGATTGGCTGTACCGGCGCAACCCGCATGGAGTGGCGCGCTGTTGGGTTGTGGTCGAAGAAGCCACGGGTCGGCTGGTCGCCACTCAGGCCGGTTGTCCCTGGCCGCTCGCGTCCGGATCCCGACCTGTCGCGGCGATCCTCAGTGCCGACTGGGTGATCGCCCCGGATTGGCGAGGGCGAGGAATCAACGAAGTGCGCCGCGAAGCGCGCAACGCGCATCCATGGGACTACGCGAGTGTTCGCATCGGGTGGCCCAATGCGCGGTCGGGGACCGCGACGAGTCGCAGCAGCTTTGGAGACCAAGTACACGGTCCGATTCCGCGAGCGGTGTTCCTCCTCCGTCCGGCGGAGTATCTACGCCGCCGCGGCTGGCCGCGGCGGCTCTCGGCGGTGGCGGGTCGCATCACCGATGCGACGTTGGCTACCTGGACGGCGCTCCGTCTCGATCGCCAGTTCGACGGCACGATCGAGCCGATTCAACAATTCGATTCGGGATACGACGCGGTGACCGAGCGCTGCATGCGTTGGGAAAAATACTGGTTGCCGCATGATGCGGCGTTCTTGAACTGGCGCTACTTCGCCCATCCCGTGTTCGAATACCGCGCGTGTGCTGCGATCGTCGATGGTGCAGTGGTCGGCTACTGCGTCGTGCAGGTCGGTGGCGAGCGGGCGTGGTTGGCGGAACTGGCCGCGCCGTCGGCGCGGGTCGCCGCTGCGTTCATGCGTTGGGCCATTGCCATCGCGCGCGAGGCCGATTGCACGAATTTTGCGGTCTATGCCCCGCCACGTTGGCGGCATTGGCAAGTGCTCCGTCGCGCGGGGTTTGCGCGAGTGTCCTCGAATCTCTTCATGTCGTTGTTCGCAAGCCAGGAACCCGACTGCCAAGAACTCGATGGTTGGCAATTTCTCGCGGGCGACATCGATGGTTTGTAG
- a CDS encoding aldehyde ferredoxin oxidoreductase produces the protein MDKMLRVNLTDLTAKDEPFPDEWTFLGGRALSAKILLKEVDPKCDPLGPANKVIIAPGVLSGSVAPTSGRMSVGAKSPLTGGIKEANSGGQAGQKLMRLGYRAIIVEGKAKDASKRYLVAINKDGVTLRECPELKGLRTYAASEKLGAQFSNRAAFIMCGPAGELGLSGASVAFTDEGHRHPARHAARGGLGAAMGAKGLKAIAVDDEGTKARLAQDTATFKTYIANLSKEYLAGAQLFQFGTSTTVPLANMMSTFPTRNRREMQFEGADALDGAKIVANFASRGGSMHHCMTGCIVKCSNIVHDADGKYVTSALEFETLALCGSNCGIGDIDKVAQMDRLCDELGLDTIETGGAIGLAMDCGALKFGDADGAIALLDKVDKGDPLAETIGRGVVAVGKRFNAARVPAIRGQGVPAWEPRTLNATGITYATSAMGADHTAGLIVMPVADGAKASQESQLINALCDSSGFCQFQQPTIEDIRTLFNCMYGGSLTFEQTADIGWHCMQDEWEFNRRAGFGPEDNDLPAWMRTEAVPSNGAVFASSKEEIMRVFERMPISDELRQMRAVG, from the coding sequence ATGGACAAGATGCTGCGCGTGAATCTGACCGACCTGACCGCGAAGGACGAGCCCTTCCCTGACGAGTGGACCTTCCTTGGTGGTCGCGCCTTATCGGCGAAGATCCTGCTCAAGGAAGTCGACCCGAAGTGTGATCCGCTCGGACCAGCCAACAAAGTGATCATCGCGCCCGGCGTATTGTCCGGATCAGTGGCTCCGACCTCCGGCCGCATGAGCGTGGGCGCGAAGAGCCCGCTGACCGGTGGCATCAAGGAAGCGAACTCCGGCGGCCAGGCCGGCCAGAAGCTGATGCGTCTCGGCTATCGCGCGATCATCGTCGAGGGCAAGGCGAAGGATGCATCGAAGCGCTATCTTGTAGCGATCAACAAAGACGGCGTCACCCTGCGCGAGTGCCCCGAGTTGAAGGGGCTGCGCACCTACGCCGCGTCGGAGAAGCTCGGCGCGCAGTTTTCGAACCGCGCCGCCTTCATCATGTGCGGGCCGGCGGGCGAGCTCGGTCTGTCGGGTGCCAGCGTCGCCTTTACCGACGAAGGACATCGCCATCCGGCACGTCATGCCGCGCGCGGCGGCCTCGGTGCCGCGATGGGCGCCAAAGGGTTGAAGGCCATTGCCGTCGACGACGAGGGGACCAAGGCGCGGCTCGCGCAGGATACCGCAACGTTCAAGACCTACATCGCCAACCTCAGCAAGGAATACCTAGCCGGCGCGCAGTTGTTCCAGTTCGGCACCTCGACCACCGTGCCGCTCGCCAACATGATGAGCACCTTCCCCACGCGCAACCGGCGCGAGATGCAGTTCGAAGGCGCCGACGCCCTTGACGGTGCGAAGATCGTCGCCAACTTCGCCAGCCGAGGCGGCAGCATGCATCACTGCATGACCGGTTGCATCGTCAAGTGCTCCAATATCGTGCACGACGCCGACGGCAAGTACGTGACCTCGGCACTCGAATTCGAAACCCTCGCCCTCTGTGGCTCGAACTGCGGCATCGGCGATATCGACAAGGTCGCTCAAATGGACCGCCTGTGCGACGAGTTGGGCCTCGACACAATCGAGACCGGTGGCGCAATCGGCCTGGCAATGGACTGCGGCGCGCTCAAGTTCGGCGATGCCGACGGGGCGATTGCGCTGCTCGACAAAGTCGACAAGGGCGATCCGCTGGCCGAGACCATCGGCCGCGGCGTGGTCGCCGTTGGCAAGCGCTTCAACGCCGCGCGCGTCCCGGCGATTCGCGGGCAAGGCGTCCCGGCGTGGGAGCCGCGCACGCTCAACGCCACCGGTATCACCTACGCCACTAGCGCGATGGGCGCGGATCACACCGCCGGTCTGATTGTCATGCCAGTGGCAGACGGCGCCAAGGCCTCGCAGGAGTCGCAGCTCATCAACGCGTTGTGCGATTCGAGCGGCTTCTGCCAATTTCAGCAGCCAACCATCGAGGACATTCGGACGCTATTCAATTGCATGTACGGCGGCTCGCTGACCTTCGAACAGACGGCCGACATCGGTTGGCACTGTATGCAGGACGAGTGGGAGTTCAACCGCCGCGCGGGATTCGGCCCGGAGGACAACGATCTGCCCGCATGGATGCGCACCGAAGCGGTGCCATCGAACGGTGCCGTCTTTGCCTCATCGAAGGAAGAGATCATGCGCGTGTTCGAGCGCATGCCGATCTCCGACGAGCTGCGCCAGATGAGAGCGGTGGGTTAA
- the glsA gene encoding glutaminase A produces MASPVQAYLERLYGKYAGLNEGTVATYIPELAKADPQWFGICLATIDGQIYEVGDTRQPFTIQSISKPFVYGLALEDVGHEAVRKKIGVEPSGDAFNSISLAPSTGRPLNPMINAGAIVASSLVAGRSAQDKLDRLLAMLSTYAGHPLTIDHDVYASEKTTGHRNRAIGHMLRNFGILADDPEAALDLYFQQCSVAVDCRDLSLMAATLANGGINPVTGERAVGDEVVTSMLSVMTTCGMYDYAGEWVYGVGMPAKSGVAGGIVAVLPGQLGIGVFSPRLDERGNSVRGLKVCKDLSTDFYLHCLRVPRSARSALRGQYPLSEVSSKRRRTEADRARLDTVGQRGRVYDLHGDLGFAAIEALIRTLVEAGDGLDFAIIDLKKVTLIEESDAEILCDLLLTFAASGKRVVFAHVDDHSRLMRRLDEQLSAQGQHAILLTFPDLDLAIEWCENRLLGASGPDRGQAPALSLSEHQICLGMSADAIAQLEASVERRRYDRGALIVRKGDAADQIYLLMSGEVSVTIDLPNARVKRLATMSPGMTFGEMAVVDRARRSADVRADTAVECCALSTAAFDRLGETHPAIKAAVLENLLRHVSRMVVRLNQEVATLAR; encoded by the coding sequence CTGGCCTCTCCGGTTCAGGCGTACCTGGAGCGCCTGTACGGCAAGTACGCCGGGCTGAACGAAGGGACCGTTGCCACGTACATCCCTGAGTTGGCGAAGGCGGACCCGCAGTGGTTCGGAATCTGTCTGGCCACCATCGACGGCCAGATCTACGAAGTCGGCGACACTCGCCAGCCATTCACGATTCAGTCGATCTCCAAACCCTTCGTATACGGCCTTGCGCTCGAAGACGTCGGACACGAAGCGGTGCGCAAGAAAATCGGCGTCGAACCCAGCGGCGATGCGTTCAATTCGATCAGCCTTGCCCCCAGCACCGGCCGCCCGCTCAATCCGATGATCAACGCCGGCGCCATCGTGGCCAGCTCGCTGGTGGCCGGCCGTAGCGCGCAAGACAAACTGGATCGGCTGTTGGCCATGCTCTCGACGTATGCCGGGCACCCGCTCACGATTGATCACGACGTGTACGCGTCGGAGAAGACCACTGGCCATCGCAATCGCGCCATCGGGCACATGCTGCGCAACTTCGGCATTCTCGCCGATGATCCCGAAGCGGCATTGGATCTCTACTTCCAACAGTGTTCGGTTGCGGTCGATTGCCGCGATCTAAGTCTGATGGCGGCGACGCTCGCCAACGGTGGGATCAATCCGGTGACTGGCGAGCGCGCCGTTGGCGACGAAGTCGTCACCAGCATGCTGAGCGTGATGACGACCTGCGGCATGTACGACTACGCGGGCGAGTGGGTGTATGGCGTCGGCATGCCGGCCAAGAGCGGCGTGGCCGGCGGCATCGTGGCGGTCTTACCCGGGCAACTGGGGATCGGCGTGTTCTCGCCGCGCTTGGACGAACGCGGCAACAGCGTGCGCGGGCTCAAGGTGTGCAAGGACCTCTCGACGGACTTCTACCTCCACTGCCTGCGCGTGCCGCGCTCGGCGCGGTCCGCCCTGCGAGGGCAGTACCCGCTATCGGAGGTCAGCTCGAAGCGACGGCGCACTGAGGCGGATCGCGCGCGACTGGATACCGTCGGCCAGCGCGGGCGGGTCTACGATCTCCACGGCGACCTCGGCTTCGCGGCGATCGAGGCATTGATCCGCACGCTGGTGGAAGCCGGCGACGGGCTCGACTTCGCGATCATTGATCTCAAGAAGGTGACGCTGATCGAGGAATCGGACGCCGAGATCTTGTGCGACCTCTTGCTCACCTTTGCGGCCAGCGGCAAGCGCGTGGTGTTCGCCCACGTCGATGACCATTCGCGGCTTATGCGACGCCTTGACGAACAACTCAGCGCCCAGGGTCAGCACGCGATCCTGCTGACGTTTCCCGATCTCGATCTCGCCATCGAGTGGTGCGAGAATCGCCTGCTCGGCGCGTCCGGTCCCGATCGTGGTCAGGCGCCGGCACTCTCGCTGAGCGAACACCAAATTTGCCTGGGAATGTCCGCGGACGCCATCGCGCAGTTGGAAGCGTCCGTCGAACGCCGGCGCTACGACCGCGGCGCGCTTATCGTGCGCAAGGGTGACGCCGCCGACCAGATCTACTTGCTCATGAGCGGCGAGGTGAGCGTCACCATCGATTTGCCCAACGCTCGGGTCAAACGCCTCGCGACCATGTCACCAGGCATGACCTTCGGCGAAATGGCGGTCGTCGATCGCGCGCGTCGATCGGCGGACGTGCGGGCCGACACCGCGGTGGAATGTTGCGCGCTCTCCACCGCCGCCTTCGATCGATTGGGTGAAACGCACCCGGCGATCAAAGCGGCGGTGCTCGAAAATCTATTGCGCCATGTGTCGCGGATGGTCGTTCGCCTCAATCAGGAGGTCGCGACCCTGGCTCGCTAA
- a CDS encoding AMP-binding protein, with protein sequence MPTWNIADCLDQIAAIRGDEDAIVQGARRVSWRQTERRARNLAAWMLAQGASHQAKVAIYTYNHPAYMEAVYAAFKSALVPVNVNYRYREEELRYLLDNADAEIVVVHEDFVPLLAKVQNTLPRIKGVLVVRESGAPLDPGAHDYEAVVESDRPAPTVPRSGDDMMFLYTGGTTGMPKGVMWRQDDLYYRFAAGGLGQPPADMTALAAYVTAPPLRLRTLIGPPLMHGTGWFTAMISWMTGGTVIIVDDPKTFDAARFWEVVDRTKPTALTIVGDPFAKPMLRALETAPRPYDISSVAMMTSSGVMWSQETKQGLLKYNPNMMLIDAFSSSEAVGMGMSITTKDGSSSTAKFQITPRTKLFDEQLNVVEIKPGAKGLVGVGGAQPVGYYKDPEKSARTFVETDGGRFSVPGDWAMVNDDGVTLTLLGRGSVCINTGGEKVFPEEVEEVVKRFAGVKDSVVVGVPDERWGEAITAVVSSTGARIDADALKQFVKTQLAGYKVPKHVVIVDEVYRSPSGKADFKRTKQVAMEALGIS encoded by the coding sequence ATGCCGACGTGGAACATCGCCGACTGCCTCGACCAGATCGCTGCTATCCGGGGCGATGAAGACGCCATCGTGCAGGGCGCGCGCCGCGTTTCGTGGCGGCAAACCGAGCGTCGCGCCCGCAACCTCGCCGCCTGGATGCTGGCACAAGGCGCGTCGCATCAAGCTAAAGTGGCGATCTACACCTACAACCATCCGGCCTACATGGAAGCGGTCTACGCCGCATTCAAGTCCGCGCTCGTACCGGTGAACGTCAACTACCGCTACCGCGAGGAGGAGCTGCGCTATCTGCTCGACAACGCCGATGCGGAGATCGTCGTCGTACACGAAGACTTCGTGCCGCTGCTCGCCAAGGTGCAGAACACGTTGCCGCGCATCAAAGGTGTCCTGGTCGTGCGCGAAAGCGGCGCACCGTTGGACCCAGGCGCGCACGACTACGAAGCGGTCGTCGAAAGCGATCGGCCGGCGCCGACCGTACCGCGCAGCGGCGACGACATGATGTTCCTTTACACCGGCGGCACCACCGGCATGCCGAAGGGCGTGATGTGGCGGCAGGACGATCTCTACTACCGCTTTGCCGCCGGCGGCCTCGGCCAACCGCCCGCCGACATGACCGCGCTCGCCGCGTACGTGACGGCGCCGCCGTTGCGTTTGCGGACGCTCATCGGGCCGCCACTCATGCACGGCACCGGCTGGTTCACCGCGATGATCTCATGGATGACCGGCGGCACCGTGATCATCGTCGATGACCCGAAGACGTTCGATGCGGCGCGCTTCTGGGAGGTGGTCGACCGCACCAAGCCGACCGCTCTCACCATCGTCGGCGATCCGTTCGCCAAACCGATGCTGCGCGCGTTGGAGACCGCGCCGCGCCCCTACGACATCTCTTCAGTCGCGATGATGACTTCATCGGGCGTGATGTGGAGCCAGGAAACCAAGCAGGGCCTGCTCAAGTACAACCCGAACATGATGCTGATCGACGCGTTCAGTTCCTCCGAGGCCGTCGGCATGGGCATGTCGATCACCACCAAGGACGGCTCGTCGTCGACAGCAAAGTTCCAGATCACGCCTCGGACCAAGTTGTTTGATGAGCAACTCAACGTGGTCGAGATCAAACCCGGCGCGAAAGGTCTCGTCGGAGTCGGCGGCGCGCAACCGGTCGGCTACTACAAGGACCCGGAGAAGAGCGCGCGGACGTTCGTCGAGACGGACGGCGGCCGCTTCTCGGTCCCGGGTGACTGGGCCATGGTGAATGACGACGGCGTCACGCTCACGCTGCTCGGGCGCGGCTCAGTGTGCATCAACACCGGCGGCGAGAAAGTGTTTCCCGAAGAAGTGGAGGAAGTCGTCAAGCGCTTCGCCGGCGTGAAAGACAGCGTCGTCGTCGGCGTGCCCGACGAACGGTGGGGCGAAGCCATCACCGCGGTGGTGTCGAGCACCGGCGCGCGCATCGATGCCGACGCGCTCAAACAGTTCGTCAAGACGCAACTCGCCGGGTACAAGGTGCCGAAGCACGTGGTGATCGTCGACGAGGTGTACCGCTCGCCGTCAGGCAAGGCGGATTTCAAGCGCACCAAACAAGTCGCGATGGAAGCGTTGGGAATTTCTTGA